The region AGCTTTGCTGACCATGGTCGACACCGTTGATGTTATTGTGCCGCGTGGTGGCAAAGGGCTGGTTGGCCTTGTGCAGCGCGAGGCGCGTGTGCCGGTGTTTGCGCATCTCGAAGGTATTGTGCACATCTATCTTGATAAAGCCGCTGATCCGGTCAAAGCGTTGGATGTGGTGCTTAACGCAAAAACTCGACGCACGGGTATTTGCGGTGCAGCGGAATGTCTGTTGATTCACAAAGGCTTAGTAGACACAGTTGGCCAGGGCGTGCTCAAAGCCCTGATGGATGCGGGTGTGCGGGTGCATGCGGATCAGGCCTTGCAATCGATCAAAGGCACGGTCGCAGCAACTTCTGAGGATTGGGGGCACGAATATCTAGATATGGATATAGCGGCCAAAGTTGTAGACGACGTTGACGCGGCGATTGCGCATATTCGCACGTTTGGATCCAATCACACCGATTGCGTGATTACCGAAGATGATGCGGTGGCGGCGCGGTTCTTTGAACGTTTGGATTCAGCGATTTTGATGCGCAACGCGTCGACTCAATTTGCCGATGGTGGAGAATTCGGCATGGGCGGAGAAATTGGAATCGCCACGGGTAAGATGCATGCGCGGGGGCCGGTGGGGGCGGCGCAGTTGACGAGCTTTAAATATCTGGTCGAAGGCAACGGCACCACTCGCGCCTGATCGTTAAAAACATATGGAAATCTGGGTGGCTTTTATCTGGATTTCCAAATCTTTGCTTTGCTCTTTAAGATTTTGAATCAAAAGCGAAAAACTTACCGTTGCCGGGGTGAAATCCTGCAAAACTTCCAGTCGCGCAATTGCGGTCCAGAGCCCGTCGTCAATGCGCAGTACAACGTCTTTGACCGTAAGCTGCCAACGGCTGCCATGGCGCCTTACGGTGATCTTACCGCCCTGTGGCAAGGCCTGTTCCAGGCACATCACCCCCAAGAGCACGGATTGCACTTCATCGCGTTGGAGCACGCCTGAAACCTGCCAGTCGACAGAGGCACGTTCGCTGTTCAAGTCGTTGAAGATGCACTCAATTTCTTTGTTTTGCACCGGTTGATCCGGCCCCGCTTGACCGAAGGCCAAGCGAAAGAAACGCAGCCGTGCGCTTGAGATTTTGGCGCTTTCAGCCACTAAATCTGTCTCTTCAACTCCGCCTTGGGTGAGTTGAAGTAATTCGACGCCATTGGAAATTGCGCCCACAGGGCTTATGAGGTCATGACAGATGCGTGACGCGACACATTCGGTTAATCGTTGAGACAAATCTATATACCCCTATGATGGAGAAGCCCCTTGGAAGATCTAAATGCGTTTCTGGAACCCGGCATGCTGGTGCGCCATCCAGAGCAAAAAGACTGGGGCACAGGCCAGGTGCAATCCAATATCGCAGGCAAGATAACGGTTAATTTCCAAGAGGTTGGCAAAGTGGTCCTTAATAGTCGACGGGTCGGTTTGGTGCCCGTAATTAAGCCATTAACCGATTAATTTGAGGTTAACACAACCAGAAAGTGTGCGAGTCAGATTTTTTTGATTTTTTTTTCATTCGGTTGCCTTGGCGGGGCCTGCCGCCTAAAAGCAGGGAAAGCAAACAGGCACCGACACATATGACGACCGCGTCCGTAAAACTGAAATTGAAACTTGCGGATTGCGAGGCTGATATCCAAGCGGCGCAGGCGCTGCGTTATCAGGTGTTTGTCAAAGAGCTTGGCGGCGACGGACCGCTTGTAGACCACGCGGCAGGGCTGGAACGCGACGCCTTTGACCCGTTTACCGATCATCTTATGTTGTTAGACAGCGATCGCGGCGACGCCGTCAAAGACCAAATTGTTGGGGTTTACCGTTTGCTGCGGGATGATCAGATGCCGGCAATTGGGGCCTATTACACAGAGGCCGAGTTTGACGTCACTGCGTTGAAAAAGACCGGGCGCAAACTGCTGGAACTTGGGCGCTCTTGTCTGTTGCCCGAGTACCGGGGCGGCACGGCGATGTATGTGCTGTGGAACGGTTTGGCAGACTATGTCGCCAAACATGAGATTGAAATTCTGTTTGGCACCGCAAGCTTTCACGGCACCGACATTGACGCGCTTTCAAAACCACTGTCCCTGTTGTTTCATCGCCATCTTGCCCCAGATGAATTGCGCGTTATTGCGCAGGAAAAATCATTTCAAAACATGAATTTACATGATGAACGTGATCTGGATAGACGCTTGGCAATGCTAGAGATTCCTGCCTTGATCAAGGGCTATTTGCGACTGGGTGGATTTGTGGGCGAGGGCGCCTATATCGATCATGCGTTTAACACGACCGATGTTTGCCTTGTGATGGATACCGAGAAATTAAACGCCACACAGCGCCGGATCTATACAAGAGGAACCTGACGTGCAGAAGCCGACCTGGAACAGCGAAAATGGCTATCCTGACTATGCAAAGATCACCGGGATTGCCTGGCTGAGCGTGGTGGTCCGGGGCGTTTTGGTGCTTGGGTTATTGGCGCTTGGCTTGCTGGTGTTACTGGCACTTCGTTTGATCGAAAAACCCTTGTTTGGATTGAACCGCCCCTGGTCGCCACGGGTCACGCAATTTGTGTGTCGTAATGCGCTGCGTTTTATGGGCATCAGATTTGAGACCAAAGGCAAGCCAATGCGCTTGCCCGGTGCGATGGTGGCCAACCATGCTTCTTGGTTGGATATTTTTGTGCTGAACGCCCGTGACCGGCTGTATTTCGTGTCCAAGTCCGAAGTGGCCGCCTGGCCAGGTATCGGCACCCTGGCCAAGGCCACAGGCACGGTGTTTATCACCCGCGATCGCAAAGAGGCAAAGGCCCAACAGGACATGTT is a window of Cognatishimia sp. WU-CL00825 DNA encoding:
- a CDS encoding histidine phosphotransferase family protein — translated: MSQRLTECVASRICHDLISPVGAISNGVELLQLTQGGVEETDLVAESAKISSARLRFFRLAFGQAGPDQPVQNKEIECIFNDLNSERASVDWQVSGVLQRDEVQSVLLGVMCLEQALPQGGKITVRRHGSRWQLTVKDVVLRIDDGLWTAIARLEVLQDFTPATVSFSLLIQNLKEQSKDLEIQIKATQISICF
- a CDS encoding glutamate-5-semialdehyde dehydrogenase; its protein translation is MKDITDIPALMQEIGTRAKAASAELAFAPPEAKSKALMAAADMVWDQRGDIIAANVKDLAFGADKGLSPAMMDRLMLDEARIKGICEALRAVAGQDDPVGQILEEWDRPSGLNIKRVRTPLGVIGVIYESRPNVTADAGALCLKSGNAVILRGGSESFHSSSAIHACLQAGLKAADLPVDAVQLVPTRDRAAVQALLTMVDTVDVIVPRGGKGLVGLVQREARVPVFAHLEGIVHIYLDKAADPVKALDVVLNAKTRRTGICGAAECLLIHKGLVDTVGQGVLKALMDAGVRVHADQALQSIKGTVAATSEDWGHEYLDMDIAAKVVDDVDAAIAHIRTFGSNHTDCVITEDDAVAARFFERLDSAILMRNASTQFADGGEFGMGGEIGIATGKMHARGPVGAAQLTSFKYLVEGNGTTRA
- a CDS encoding GNAT family N-acyltransferase is translated as MTTASVKLKLKLADCEADIQAAQALRYQVFVKELGGDGPLVDHAAGLERDAFDPFTDHLMLLDSDRGDAVKDQIVGVYRLLRDDQMPAIGAYYTEAEFDVTALKKTGRKLLELGRSCLLPEYRGGTAMYVLWNGLADYVAKHEIEILFGTASFHGTDIDALSKPLSLLFHRHLAPDELRVIAQEKSFQNMNLHDERDLDRRLAMLEIPALIKGYLRLGGFVGEGAYIDHAFNTTDVCLVMDTEKLNATQRRIYTRGT
- a CDS encoding DUF3553 domain-containing protein encodes the protein MEDLNAFLEPGMLVRHPEQKDWGTGQVQSNIAGKITVNFQEVGKVVLNSRRVGLVPVIKPLTD
- a CDS encoding lysophospholipid acyltransferase family protein is translated as MQKPTWNSENGYPDYAKITGIAWLSVVVRGVLVLGLLALGLLVLLALRLIEKPLFGLNRPWSPRVTQFVCRNALRFMGIRFETKGKPMRLPGAMVANHASWLDIFVLNARDRLYFVSKSEVAAWPGIGTLAKATGTVFITRDRKEAKAQQDMFEQRLSAGHKLLFFPEGTSTDSLRVLPFKSTLFAAFFSENLKPICYVQPVSVSYRAPDQADQRHYAWWGDMEFGPHMLQMLASRRHGKVEVVYHEPVAVADFANRKELTSHLERQVRAGHYLTQDLPHA